From Mytilus edulis chromosome 8, xbMytEdul2.2, whole genome shotgun sequence, one genomic window encodes:
- the LOC139485542 gene encoding heat shock 70 kDa protein 12A-like yields the protein MQTMLPRRTEAIYGSQLADQKKKSVRISDDTTVRKLNYRTIQRSLLRSKTTYAKRKHEGNLFNSPEIQNNKKCLLPNTVDNKNSKSLDFKSFVDEKIKNRTKNETIGTDNRKDVLLKSKTKEANNEQQSKPVEHKDNKEKVDFKKIGAEYIQSAMKKKEDFELSKRSLIPSKADVRCIDEKLSPLKSETDSETINPVTLPTKLLHRSSLPKREIKKDNVTVSNKLELTVSKNSMKQDSEGNKSTIKMSENTKQKDKPEAQRKPTNLPDNQRKTLKEMKEEKIVEDVTNTETNSFLMVAAIDFGTSYSGYAFSSFKEHKRNPMLITAKLWSSSQFKAVKTSTSILFDDKRRFHSFGFEAEEKYLRLLEDEDSNVDEWFYFSRFKMILYQNMNINTNTKLKDNQGKRMSALKVFSAAIGYMKADLLAMCYAKDSSIGQEQIRWVLTVPALWNDNAKTFMREAANRAGIPNNSLVMALEPEAASLYCIEWMKRSDATELERGEKFIVLDAGGGTVDIAVHQIQENGRIKELNKASGGDWGGIKVDQEFDKLLKDIVGRDLLSEIKKQYMSDYMDIFHSFERAKRRDFSIVGHGKVQLTFPNIINRLCLKTREKDVNELISENLKFKNNIRLIKDKLEIDLALFKSLFAGAIYDIVNHLSILFRQSQVTDLTTMFMVGGYSECYLLQEAIRFKFSSLRVLIPPNSVLSVLKGAVLYGHSPRTFQSRISTFTYGIETTEPFRKGYPVDKKIFINGKSHCDKIFCIHVKDGEHVNLGKSVSKAYKTIDPDQTHMEFIVYASIKRTPKFTDEDGCFQLGSLTVDVSKMSCNKYGEKQIRLELIYGGTELEAIATDTTTGKTSREHFTLARAGHRC from the exons ATGCAAACTATGCTACCAAGACGGACAGAAGCGATATATGGCAGTCAATTAGCAGATCAAAAGAAGAAATCAGTGAGGATAAGTGACGATACAACGGTTCGTAAATTAAATTACAGAACTATTCAAAGATCCCTTTTGCGTTCAAAAACAACGTATGCAAAACGTAAACACGAAGGCAACCTTTTTAATTCGCCCgaaatacaaaacaataagaAATGTTTACTTCCAAACACAGTAGATAATAAAAATAGTAAATCACTTGACTTTAAATCGTTCGTAGATGAAAAGATTAAAAATAGAACTAAAAACGAAACAATAGGGACAGACAACAGGAAGGATGTcttattaaaatcaaaaacgaaagAGGCAAACAACGAACAGCAGTCCAAACCCGTGGAACATAAAGATAACAAAGAAAAGGTCGACTTCAAAAAGATTGGTGCAGAATACATTCAGTCTGCAATGaagaaaaaagaagattttgaATTGAGTAAACGGTCGTTAATACCATCAAAGGCAGATGTAAGATGCATTGATGAGAAATTAAGTCCACTTAAATCCGAAACTGACTCTGAAACTATAAACCCAGTTACGTTACCAACCAAATTATTACATCGATCTTCCCTTCCCAAGAGAGAAATTAAGAAAGACAACGTTACTGTATCAAATAAATTAGAATTAACCGTTAGTAAAAATAGTATGAAACAAGATTCTGAAGGCAACAAAAGTACAATAAAAATGTCTGAAAACACTAAACAAAAGGATAAACCGGAAGCACAACGGAAACCGACAAATCTTCCGGATAATCAAAGAAAAACTTTaaaggaaatgaaagaagagaaaATAGTAGAGGACGTGACAAATACGGAAACCAATAGTTTTCTTATGGTTGCTGCTATAGATTTCGGTACTTCTTACTCGGGTTATGCGTTTTCTTCATTTAAAGAACACAAAAGGAATCCGATGTTGATAACCGCAAAATTATGGTCTAGTTCTCAGTTCAAAGCGGTGAAAACGTCCACTTCGATTCTATTTGATGATAAGAGACGATTTCACTCATTTGGATTTGAAGCTGAAGAAAAATATCTGCGACTTTTAGAGGACGAAGATAGTAATGTGGACGAATGGTTTTATTTCAGTCGATTTAAGATGATACTGTATCAAAACATG AACATAAATACCAATACCAAATTGAAAGACAATCAAGGGAAACGAATGTCAGCATTGAAAGTTTTCTCTGCTGCGATTGGTTACATGAAGGCAGATTTACTTGCAATGTGTTATGCGAAAGATTCTTCCATTGGCCAGGAACAAATCCGTTGGGTACTCACCGTTCCAGCTCTATGGAATGATAATGCTAAAACTTTCATGAGAGAAGCTGCTAATAGA GCTGGTATACCAAACAACAGTCTGGTAATGGCTTTGGAACCGGAAGCTGCCTCACTATACTGTATAGAATGGATGAAGAGAAGTGATGCCACTGAACTTGAGCGAGGAGAAAAATTCATCGTCCTAGATGCTGGCG GTGGAACGGTTGACATTGCAGTTCATCAGATCCAGGAAAATGGAAGAATAAAAGAATTGAACAAGGCGAGCGGCGGAGACTGGGGTGGAATCAAGGTCGATCAAGAGTTCGATAAACTTTTAAAGGATATTGTCGGCAGAGATCTTTTGAGTGAGATTAAAAAACAGTATATGTCAGATTATATGGATATATTTCATTCATTCGAACGAGCTAAGAGGAGAGACTTTTCTATAGTCGGTCATGGTAAGGTTCAGCTTACTTTTCCGAATATCATTAATCGATTATGCTTGAAAACTAGAGAAAAAGATGTGAACGAGCTGATATCCGAAAACTTAAAGTTCAAAAATAATATTCGATTAATTAAAGACAAACTAGAAATAGATCTTGCATTATTCAAATCACTCTTTGCTGGTGCTATTTACGACATTGTAAATCATCTATCAATTCTTTTTCGGCAGAGTCAAGTAACAGATTTGACAACCATGTTCATGGTTGGGGGATATTCCGAATGTTATCTATTGCAGGAAGCAATTCGATTTAAGTTTAGTTCGCTTAGAGTTTTAATACCACCAAATTCGGTGTTATCCGTACTAAAAGGGGCAGTTCTATATGGGCATTCGCCGCGAACGTTTCAGTCCAGGATAAGTACTTTTACTTATGGTATAGAAACAACAGAACCATTTAGGAAAGGATATCCTGTTGacaaaaagatatttataaatggGAAATCCCACTGTGATAAGATATTCTGCATCCATGTTAAAGATGGTGAACACGTAAATCTTGGGAAATCAGTGAGCAAAGCATATAAAACCATTGACCCAGATCAGACACATATGGAGTTTATTGTGTATGCTTCCATTAAAAGAACACCAAAGTTCACGGACGAAGACGGGTGTTTTCAACTAGGATCTTTGACCGTTGATGTCAGTAAAATGTCATGTAATAAATATGGGGAAAAGCAGATACGACTTGAACTAATCTATGGAGGAACTGAGTTGGAAGCGATAGCTACGGACACAACAACAGGAAAAACATCCAGAGAACATTTTACTTTAGCACGAGCAGGTCATCGTtgttaa